CCACGCAAGGCGCACGAGCGGCGGCCTGAGCCCAACGACAGGAGTGACGCCGCCGGACAGGCGCGCGACGAGCTCGTCATGACTGCGAGGCAGCATCACCGCTTCAGCTCCCGAGAAGGCGACGCAGCGCCTTGTAGGCACGGTGCGCGCGCACGCGGAACGCGACCGGAGAAACGCCGGCCCGTGCGGCCGCCGCTTCGGTGGAAAACCCTTCGATCTTGAGCAGCTCCAGGGCCTGGCGCTGCGGAGGCGTCAGGCGGCCGAACGCGCGCGCGAAATCCAGGCGGGCGTAGCTGTCGTCGGGAACGGCGACGTGCATCGACGGCTCGACCGGCCGCTCTCTCAGGGCGCGGCGCCGGTGGCGTCGCATCTGCCGCGACATGACGTGCGAGGCGATCGCATACATCCACGGTTCGACCGGACGCGATACGAGGTAGGTGTGGCGCGCGCGGTGAATCGCAATCATGGTCTCCTGGTACACGTCCTCCACCTGCCCCTGGTCAGCGATACGCGCGCGAAGGAATCTCAACAGGTCCGGACCGATGTCGTCGAGCAGGGAGCGATAGGCCTCGGCGTCTCCCTTCTGGGCAGCCTCCATCCAGTCGCACCGGCGCTTGCGGCGCTGTTCGCGTTCTGCGTTCTTCATGGTCACGGCCGTCGCCGATGTTACGTCCGCTCGTGACGTGAGGCCAAGCCCTCGGCGCCGCGATCTCCGCCCCGGATTAGCCGCAGACCGGGCGCCAGTCGAGAGGAAATCTGACGGCCCGCCCCGGGCGGGGCGGGCTCGCGGCGGTCGCCAGTCCGTCGTGCCGT
This DNA window, taken from Candidatus Binatia bacterium, encodes the following:
- a CDS encoding sigma-70 family RNA polymerase sigma factor, whose protein sequence is MKNAEREQRRKRRCDWMEAAQKGDAEAYRSLLDDIGPDLLRFLRARIADQGQVEDVYQETMIAIHRARHTYLVSRPVEPWMYAIASHVMSRQMRRHRRRALRERPVEPSMHVAVPDDSYARLDFARAFGRLTPPQRQALELLKIEGFSTEAAAARAGVSPVAFRVRAHRAYKALRRLLGS